Within the Glycine max cultivar Williams 82 chromosome 12, Glycine_max_v4.0, whole genome shotgun sequence genome, the region TGTCTCTGATAAGAACACTGCCACGTTAACAATTTCAGGTGGCAATTTAGTTCTCTTAGATGGATCTTCAAATCAAGTTTGGTCAACAAACATAACTTCTCCCAGGTCAGATTCTGTTGTAGTAGCTGTTCTCCGAGATTCTGGGAATCTTGTGTTAACAAATAGGCCTAATGATGCTTCTGCTTCAGATTCAGATTCTCTGTGGCAGAGTTTTGATCACCCAACCGACACGTGGCTTCCGGGCGGCAAAATTAAACTCGACAACAAAACTAAAAAACCTCAGTACCTCACTTCATGGAAGAACAACGAAGATCCTGCCACGGGTCTTTTTTCTCTAGAACTAGACCCCAAAGGAAGCACCTCTTATTTGATCCTTTGGAACAAGTCTGAAGAGTATTGGACAAGTGGTGCTTGGAATGGACACATTTTCAGCTTGGTTCCCGAGATGAGGGCGAATTATATCTACAATTTCTCGTTTGTGACGAACGAGAACGAGAGCTATTTCACATACTCCATGTATAACTCGTCCATCATATCGCGGTTCGTGATGGATGTCTCGGGGCAGGTCAAGCAATTCACGTGGTTGGAAAATGCTCAGCAGTGGAACTTGTTTTGGTCGCAGCCGAGACAACAGTGTGAGGTTTATGCCTTTTGTGGCGCGTTTGGGAGCTGCACTGAAAATTCAATGCCGTATTGTAACTGTTTACCTGGTTTTGAGCCGAAATCACCGTCTGATTGGAATCTGGTTGATTACTCAGGTGGGTGTGAAAGGAAAACCATGTTGCAATGCGAGAATTTGAATCCCTCTAACGGGGATAAGGACGGGTTTGTAGCAATTCCAAACATTGCATTACCTAAACATGAACAATCTGTGGGATCAGGGAATGCAGGGGAATGTGAATCAATTTGCTTGAACAACTGCTCCTGCAAAGCTTATGCATTTGACAGTAACGGGTGTTCAATTTGGTTTGACAACCTTCTGAATTTACAACAGTTATCTCAAGATGATAGTAGCGGACAAACTTTGTATGTCAAACTTGCAGCATCTGAGTTTCATGATGATAAAAGCAAAATTGGGATGATCAttggtgtggttgtgggtgtgGTTGTTGGCATTGGGATTCTCTTGgcaattcttttgttttttgtgattAGGCGAAGGAAGAGAATGGTTGGAGCAAGAAAGCCTGTGGAGGGTTCGTTGGTGGCATTTGGGTACAGAGATTTGCAAAATGCAACGAAGAATTTCTCTGAGAAATTGGGAGGAGGAGGGTTTGGTTCTGTTTTCAAAGGAACATTGGGTGATTCCAGTGGGGTGGCAGTGAAGAAATTGGAAAGTATTAGCCAAGGAGAGAAACAGTTCCGAACAGAAGTTAGCACAATAGGGACAGTGCAACATGTTAATCTCGTTAGGCTCCGCGGATTCTGCTCCGAAGGTGCCAAAAGGTTACTAGTTTATGATTACATGCCAAATGGCTCCTTGGATTTCCATTTGTTCCATAACAAGAACTCTAAGGTGTTGGACTGGAAAATGAGATACCAAATTGCGTTGGGAACTGCAAGGGGATTGACTTATCTTCACGAGAAGTGTAGAGATTGTATCATACACTGTGATGTGAAGCCAGAAAACATTCTCCTAGATGCTGAATTTTGTCCCAAGGTTGCAGATTTTGGCCTGGCTAAGCTTGTTGGAAGGGATTTCAGCAGGGTCCTCACAACCATGAGAGGAACAAGAGGCTATCTTGCTCCAGAGTGGATTTCTGGGGTGGCTATCACAGCCAAAGCTGATGTGTACAGCTATGGAATGATGCTTTTTGAGTTTGTATCAGGTAGGAGGAACTCTGAGCCATCAGAAGATGGCAAAGTTACCTTCTTCCCTTCCTTTGCAGCAAATGTTGTTGTCCAAGGTGACAGTGTTGCTGGCCTGTTGGACCCTAGTTTGGAGGGTAATGCTGAGATCGAGGAAGTGACTAGAATAATAAAAGTTGCTTCATGGTGTATTCAAGACAATGAGGCTCAACGGCCAAGCATGGGTCAAGTGGTTCAAATCCTTGAGGGGATCTTGGAGGTGAATTTGCCTCCAATTCCAAGGTCCCTTCAAGTGTTTGTTGATAACCAGGAGAGTTTAGTTTTCTACACTGAATCAGACTCCACCCAAAGTTCCCAGGTGAAGAGCAACGTCTCAAAGACCTCCTCTTCTCATGCCATAAGTAACATCTCTTCAGCAAGCTCCAAGTCCTTGGGAGGAGAAAATTAGAGGGCATGTTTATGTCTTTTTTCTTATTCGGTTTTTACCAATGTAATTGTAATGTATGGTGCAAatcactagattttattttccatgttagtttatttttcaatcaatatataatttgatatagCTGTTACTGTATTCAATGATATGATCAAGATCTGGAGAGGTGTTTGGTGAGATCAGACAAGATGTTATCTTGGTTATCCAGAGGCCTCTCCATCTCTGGAATTTTCTAACAGGAGAAAGACACAAAGTAGATATGAGTgcgaattttttaatttttctcattaGAAATTTCCGGTTCAAGAAAGGAGTATGCTGTGAGGAGGGGAGTGGTTTGTGCTACCTATTGTATCAAAATATGATAGGTTTGGTTTCTCTCtggtattttattatcttttattctgTAATGCCATGCTAAATGCCTAAATTTATGCACCCCATTTTATTTTGGTCTTCAATCATTAATTTCAAGATTCCCTGCATTGAAGATACTTAGGAGAAAACATAAAGTGCTGCTGGCACTGAGTACCCATAACATTACTTTCCTACGGGTTCATGATATAAACTTGCATAGAATATTCAGATTAGTTTATTCTTACGATGTTTGGGTTTCTCTAgataaattaaatgtgtttgaattttgaagcaGTTGGATGATGCCAATTTAACATGTTGAAACTATCAGAGCGCACCATTTTATAAGAGCAATTTTAATAGTTGctctctcattttattttaaattaccaACTTAGGTAGCAGTTTACATACCAATATACCAttagagagaaaataataagaaaaaaaaagttaacataCCACCCCAAATTATGATTAGTtaaaacatttcattttttttctttcttagtggcatttttttatccttctaGTTTTTTTGGTCAAGCGCCAACCAATGTCATTTGAAATAAATATGATGTAACTCATTTAATTCATGTTAATCTCAAACATAATTATGCAACTTTAGATAGAAAcg harbors:
- the LOC100810583 gene encoding G-type lectin S-receptor-like serine/threonine-protein kinase At2g19130 isoform X1, with protein sequence MHRNPSTISFLISPYNHMRNPWFCISLLTLFFSLLTHNSLAALTNVSSNQTLTGDQTLLSKGEIFELGFFKPGNTSNYYIGIWYKKVTIQTIVWVANRDNPVSDKNTATLTISGGNLVLLDGSSNQVWSTNITSPRSDSVVVAVLRDSGNLVLTNRPNDASASDSDSLWQSFDHPTDTWLPGGKIKLDNKTKKPQYLTSWKNNEDPATGLFSLELDPKGSTSYLILWNKSEEYWTSGAWNGHIFSLVPEMRANYIYNFSFVTNENESYFTYSMYNSSIISRFVMDVSGQVKQFTWLENAQQWNLFWSQPRQQCEVYAFCGAFGSCTENSMPYCNCLPGFEPKSPSDWNLVDYSGGCERKTMLQCENLNPSNGDKDGFVAIPNIALPKHEQSVGSGNAGECESICLNNCSCKAYAFDSNGCSIWFDNLLNLQQLSQDDSSGQTLYVKLAASEFHDDKSKIGMIIGVVVGVVVGIGILLAILLFFVIRRRKRMVGARKPVEGSLVAFGYRDLQNATKNFSEKLGGGGFGSVFKGTLGDSSGVAVKKLESISQGEKQFRTEVSTIGTVQHVNLVRLRGFCSEGAKRLLVYDYMPNGSLDFHLFHNKNSKVLDWKMRYQIALGTARGLTYLHEKCRDCIIHCDVKPENILLDAEFCPKVADFGLAKLVGRDFSRVLTTMRGTRGYLAPEWISGVAITAKADVYSYGMMLFEFVSGRRNSEPSEDGKVTFFPSFAANVVVQGDSVAGLLDPSLEGNAEIEEVTRIIKVASWCIQDNEAQRPSMGQVVQILEGILEVNLPPIPRSLQVFVDNQESLVFYTESDSTQSSQVKSNVSKTSSSHAISNISSASSKSLGGEN
- the LOC100810583 gene encoding G-type lectin S-receptor-like serine/threonine-protein kinase At2g19130 isoform X2, which translates into the protein MHRNPSTISFLISPYNHMRNPWFCISLLTLFFSLLTHNSLAALTNVSSNQTLTGDQTLLSKGEIFELGFFKPGGNLVLLDGSSNQVWSTNITSPRSDSVVVAVLRDSGNLVLTNRPNDASASDSDSLWQSFDHPTDTWLPGGKIKLDNKTKKPQYLTSWKNNEDPATGLFSLELDPKGSTSYLILWNKSEEYWTSGAWNGHIFSLVPEMRANYIYNFSFVTNENESYFTYSMYNSSIISRFVMDVSGQVKQFTWLENAQQWNLFWSQPRQQCEVYAFCGAFGSCTENSMPYCNCLPGFEPKSPSDWNLVDYSGGCERKTMLQCENLNPSNGDKDGFVAIPNIALPKHEQSVGSGNAGECESICLNNCSCKAYAFDSNGCSIWFDNLLNLQQLSQDDSSGQTLYVKLAASEFHDDKSKIGMIIGVVVGVVVGIGILLAILLFFVIRRRKRMVGARKPVEGSLVAFGYRDLQNATKNFSEKLGGGGFGSVFKGTLGDSSGVAVKKLESISQGEKQFRTEVSTIGTVQHVNLVRLRGFCSEGAKRLLVYDYMPNGSLDFHLFHNKNSKVLDWKMRYQIALGTARGLTYLHEKCRDCIIHCDVKPENILLDAEFCPKVADFGLAKLVGRDFSRVLTTMRGTRGYLAPEWISGVAITAKADVYSYGMMLFEFVSGRRNSEPSEDGKVTFFPSFAANVVVQGDSVAGLLDPSLEGNAEIEEVTRIIKVASWCIQDNEAQRPSMGQVVQILEGILEVNLPPIPRSLQVFVDNQESLVFYTESDSTQSSQVKSNVSKTSSSHAISNISSASSKSLGGEN